The Prochlorococcus marinus XMU1408 region AACAGCAGGCAGTTCCATACAAAAGAGGCCATAAACTGCTTAATCTTGCCCAGTTATGAAGATCTTCAAGGCTCGTGAGAATTATATTTTCGCTTAAATCATTCGTTATTGATGGAGCGCCAACTGGACCACATGTAGCCTCTCTGAGACTTCTTACGGTTTCGGTTGCGGGAGAGTTGTTCAAGGGATTTAACTCCATTCAAGGGCACCTTTTCTCCATGCATATGCTAGTGCCACAACCAGTATTGTGATAAAAACAAGTGCTTCTATGAATGCTAATAATCCAAGTCTGTGAAATGCAACCGCCCATGGGTAAAGGAACACCGTTTCAACGTCAAAGATAACGAAAACAAGCGCAAACATGTAGTAACGAATATTAAATTGTATCCATGCTCCTCCAATAGGCTCCATACCTGATTCATAGGTAAGTTGCCTTTCCCCAGCTTTGCTTTTTGGTGCTATGAGTTTATTTGTAGTAAGAGCAAGAATAGGAACTGCTCCTGAAATAAGAAGAAATCCTAAAAAATACTCATAACCCTGTAGGGAAAACATGAACTAATTACTGATTTCAATATCAGTTTGACAGTCATTTTCTAGATTAGTGCCATAGAGTTGTTTTATGTGAAAGTGAAAACTGTGAGTGAAAACATCAAAACAGAATCAAATGCTTTGAAAAATTTGAATTCTGATGAACAACAAAAGCAAGTTTTTTCATTAGAACAAAATGACAAAACCATGGAATTTGATTCAAAATTCAATCGCTTCGAATGCATGAGCTGTGGCTTTATTTACGATCCTGATGAGGGCATAAAAAAGCTAAGTATTAAGCCAGGAACTGCTTTTCTGGATATAGATAAAGAGAAGTTTAGATGCCCTGTCTGTCGAGTAGGATTTGGTGGATACAAGGATATTGGACCTAAATCAAAGCCTAGTGGATTTGAAGAAAACCTAACTTATGGCTTTGGGTTTAATAAACTTCCTTCAGGCCAGAAAAACGTACTAATTTTTGGAAGCCTGGCTTTAGCTGCTGCCTGTTTTCTCTCTCTTTATTCCTTGAAATGAAAAGTCTGTTTTCTAATCTCATTAATTTGACTCTTGCTTTAATAATTGGAGTAGCTCTGAGCGGATGCACTGTTAGCAATGCATCTATGGGTTCATCCAGTCCATGGTCACCAGTAGATCTTGATACTGATGCAAATCCTCTAGATATTGACTTTGTTGATGACAAAAATGGTTTTCTAGTTGGAACAGATAGATTAATTCTGGAGACAAATGATGGAGGAATTACCTGGAATGAAAGGAATTTGGATATCCCTAGCGAAGGTAACTTTCGCTTGATAAGCATTGATTTCAAAGATCAAGAGGGCTGGATCGCAGGCCAACCAGGTTTAATTCTTCATACAACTGACGGAGGAAAAAATTGGACTCGTCTCGATCTAGGAAATAAGTTACCAGGAGACCCTTATTTGATTACCACAATTGATTTTGATTCTGCTGAATTGGCAACCACTGCGGGAGCAATTTATAAAACTACAGATGGAGGTGCAAACTGGGAAGCATTGGTTGTTGATACTTCTGGATCTGGAGGTATCAGAGAATTAAGACGAACAACTAATGGAGGATATGTCAGCGTAAGTAGTCTTGGGAATTTTTTCTCAGTTCTGAGTTCAGATAGGGAGACTTGGAGTCCTCATCAGAGAGCAAGTAGTAAAAGAGTACAAAGTGTTGGTGAAATGCCAAATGGAGATTTATGGATGCTTTCTAGAGGAGCTGAAATCAGATTTAATGAAGATTCAGATAATATTGACGCTTGGTCTAAGCCCATAATCCCAATAGTTAATGGCTATAACTATCAAGATCTTGCTTGGGATCCTGCTAAGTCAATTTGGGCCGCAGGAGGAAATGGGACTTTATTAATCAGTAATGATGATGGGAAAACTTGGGAACAAGACCCTGTTGGTGATTCTGTGCCGACAAATTTCATTAGAATTCTGTTTATGGACGATTTAAATAGTGTCAGTACAAAGGGATTTGTATTTGGCGAAAGAGGGAATTTATTGAGATGGCAGGGTTGAAATCATTAAATTTTGATGATTTCCGTGACTCTGTGTAACCAGCTTGCAACAGAGATCCATTCTTTTGATTTTCGCTTGATAAGATCACTGAGCTGATTAAGTGAGGCTATGGCTGCCGGCTCTACCGGGGAACGCCCGTTTTTTGAGATCATTACTAGTGTCCGCTATTGGATTATCCATGCGGTAGCACTTCCTGCGATCTTCGTTGCAGGTTTTCTATTTGTGTCTTCTGGGCTTGCCTACGACGCTTTTGGAACTCCTAGACCAGATACGTATTTTCAGGCTGGAGAAAGCAAAGCTCCTGTTGTAGTTCAGCGCTTTGATTCGAAGGCTGAACTTGACACGCGTCTGAAATAACCAAATTTCATCTGATTGCTTTTTTATCCATGCAAGTCAATCCAAATCCAAATAAGGTTCCGGTTGAACTAAACCGAACAAGTCTTTATCTTGGACTCTTACTTGTTTTTGTAATGGGAATTCTTTTTTCCAGCTACTTCTTTAACTAAATCTCTTTATCATGAGCAAATTAAAAGGACCTGATGGACGAGTAGGAGATCGTCTACCCGATGGCCGTCCTGCAATCTCCTGGGAAAGACGGTGGACAGAAGGGGCACTTCCTTTGTGGTTAGTAGCTACTGCAGGTGGAACAGCTGTGATTTTTGTTCTTGGTATTTTCTTCTACGGTTCATATACTGGTATTGGAAACGCTGGTTAGTTTTAACTAGAAAAATACTATTTTCCAAATTAATTTCAAAACCAGGTGACATTTTTTTATGTCGCCTGGTTTTTAATTAAAGCCAATATTTATTAGTAAATAATTGAATTCTGCTTTTAGTTGTTTCTGGGACATGTTCTTTAGGAGTTACTAAGGCATCTTTTAGTGAATTATGAAAAGAGCTTGATGGCCTTGATAATGAAATTCTTTTTGCAGCAGCAGAAATTATTGATTTTGCAAAACTTGCATTTTCTTTGAGATTGTCAATCACCATCTCTACAGAAACACTTTCGCAATTCTGCTTCCAACAATCATAATCAGTAACCATAGATAAGCTTGAATAAGAAATTTCGGCTTCTTTTGCCAATCTGGCTTCTGTGTGATTTGTCATTCCTATTATTGAGCATCCCCAATCTCTATATAATTTTGATTCTGCCCTTGTTGAAAACGCTGGTCCTTCCATCGCGAGATATGTCCCTCCTACATGTAATTTTTTTTCTTTAGTTAAAAGTTTGCCGATTTCCTTTGAAAGTATTTCAGATACAATTTCGCAAAAAGGATTTGCCATACTTATGTGAGCTACAACTCCATTGGTGAAAAAAGTTAATGGCCTTTGATGTGTTCTATCAATAAATTGATCGGGTATAACAATGTCGCATGGTTTGATATTTTCCTTTAGCGACCCGACGGCCGATACTGATATTAACCATCTAACATTCAGAGAGCGCAACGCCCAGATATTTGCTTTGTATGGAATTTCACTTGGATTTAAAGTATGGTTTTCTCCGTGGCGAGCAAGAAAAACGACCTCTATTCCAAATAGATTACCTATCAGTAAATTGTTAGATGGTTTTCCATATGGGGTGTCTAAACTTAATTCAATTACGTTTTCTAGGTTGTCAATCCTATACAGTCCGCTTCCACCGATTATTCCTAATCTAGCTTTTTTTAAATCATATGTATCTGGTTGTGATTCAGAAATATTCAAAAAATCATGTTGAGTGATCATATCGTTTTAGCTGGTGGTGGTCATACTCACGCCCTTGTTTTACTTAGATGGGCAATGAATCCCAAATTAAAGCCTGCAGGGATGATTACTTTAGTTAATCAATCAAGTACTACTATTTATTCTGGGATGTTTCCAGGCGTTATAGCAGGTAAATACAAAATTGATGAAATACTAATTGATTTGAGGGACCTTGCTTCAAAAGCAAGGGTTTCGTTTGTAATGGCACAAATTGAAGGGATCGATCTTAAGAAAAAAAAATTACTTTTAGTTGGCAGACCAGAAATCGAATATTCATCACTATCTTTAAATATAGGAACAAAAACTAATTTAAATTCTAAACCTCTAATTACAAGTGATAAAAACTTGGCTGTTCCAATTAAACCTTTTTCTGAATCACTTAAATTTATTAAAGATCAAGATATTTATAAGGATGATTCTTCCGCAAAACCATTTGAAATTGTTGGCGCTGGATTCGCTGGTATAGAAATAGCTTTTTCTTTAAGAAAAAGATGGCCAAGACGACCCATACAATTAAAAGTCAAATCAGGAAGAAAACTAAGCAGCAATATATTAAAAGCCATTGAAGATTTAAATATTGAGATCATACAAAATAATCTATCTACATCATATCCAGCATTAATATGTACTGGTAATGAATCGTTTGAATGGATAAAAGATAGTGGTTTACCAATAGATCAGTTTGGGAGGGTATTAACAAAAAACACTCTTCAAGTTATTAATTATCCTGAATTATTTGCAGTGGGTGATTGTGGGGTAATCAAGGATGATTTTCGTCCCTCTTCCGGAGTATGGGCGGTTCGTTGTGCAATACCATTAGCCAAGAATTTAGAGGCTATGAATATAGGTTCTAAATTTGGTAAATGGAAACCTCAAAAAAATGCAATACAACTTTTAGATATTAATTCTAGTAAAAAAGATTCTAAAGCTTTTCTTGCTTGGGGTGGATTTATTATTGGACCTTATAGTTTCCTGTCGAGATTGAAAGATTTAATTGATAGAAATTTTATATCTAAATTTCATTTTAGTAATGATTTAACTTCTGAAATGTTTTCTAAAAGGGAGATGATTGAATGTAGAGGATGTGCAGCAAAATTAGCTTATTCTCCGTTAAAGAAAACATTAAAAAAATTAAATCTAAAAGAACCTCCAGAAGATGATTCTATTGATATCGGACTATTAATTTCAGGTAAGACTTTGATACAAAGTGTTGATGGGTTTCCTTCTTTAGTTAGCGATCCATGGCTTACTGGAAGACTTTTAACTTTTCATTCTTGCTCTGATATTTGGGCATGCGGAGGATCTGTGATTTCTGCACAATCTGTTGTTAAATTGCCTTCATTAGCAAATGATGTGCAACAAGAATTGTTATTTCAAGTATTAGAAGGTATTAATTCTGCTTTGACTATGCAAGGAGCAAAACTTATAGGTGGGCATACTTTGCAATCAATAAAAGCATCTGATGAGTCTTCTTCTTTAGAAATTGAAAGCTCATTAACGGTAAATGGAATTATTGATGAAAATGCTAATTTTTGGTCCAAAGGAGGAATGAAAAAGGGAGATCAAATTCTTATCAGTCGCCCTTTGGGTACAGGAGTTATTTTTTCTGCATTTATGAATGCTCAAGTAAGACCTCATATCATTGACTTTGTACTCAAAGAAATGAATAAAAGTCAGCATGAAATTGTTAGAGATATTACTAAATTAGAAAGTAAATATCCTTATGTAAATATTGTAAATGCATGTACTGATATAACTGGTTTTGGATTGCTAGGCCATTTATCTGAAATGTTAGAGTCTACAAATAGTTACCGATCAAATATTAATATAGAACCTGTTAAAATTATACTTGAACTTGATAAGATACCTTTCTATAATGGAGTAGATGAGCTTTTAGATAAAGGATTCGAGAGTTCTTTATCACCTTCAAATAGAATCTTTTTAGAAAATATTAATGGACATAAAAACCTAAGGTTTGAATTAATATATAATGAGTTTGAGCTTGATAGTCCATTATACAATAATATGTTGAAACTTCTAATAGATCCACAAACTTGTGGACCTTTGGTTATAAGTTGCCCATCGTTATATTCTGAAAAACTTATTGAAGAGGGACCTTGGAAAAAAATTGGATTAGTTTCTGGATAAATACTATTTTATTTATATAGAGTTCTGTTCATCAATTAATTTCATTCTTTGTCTCTTTATTTCTATTCCAATTTCCTGCCCTGATTTCCAACCTTTTTCTATTAAATCGTTTCCTTTTATTGGTGATTCTATATTCTTCCAGTTATATAACCATGATGATAAATATTCTTTAAAAGGACTTTTTCTACATATTTCAAGTATGAATGAAGATTCATCAATATTAATTTCTTCTAGAAAAGTTGTCCATTTTGATGGTGACCAATCTTTATATGAATGCTTAGACTGAATATTTTTCAGATATTTATTTAATTGATATGCACCTTGAATTATTTCTTTCTGAGATTGTGCTAGTTGTAGTCTTTCAGAAAGATATAAAGGATTTTCTGCTTCATAAACAAATGCGGTAAGTGGTTCAATATTTGAATTCTTCGCAACAAGTATTTTTTCGAAAAGAATCTGATCATTTTGTAATTTTGAGTCTATTATTTTTAATCCTCCCCATTCTTGTAGATTTTTTATTGCATTTACCCAATCTTTACTTTTGAAAAGTAATTCAAGCTCCATTTTTAATCTTGTTGATAATGCTGAAGGTGCTAAATCAGGCTTATCACCAATACGCCAATTCCAGGGCCAATTATGAATTGTATTTTGTATTTGCTTTAAGGCTTTATTTGATAAATTAAAATTTAACTTTGCTGCATATCTAGAGGCTCTAATAATGCGGGTTGGGTCGTCTAAAACACTTGATTCATGCAAAAAATCTATGCTCATATTTTCAATTGCATCTAATCCAGAAAATAAATCTATTATTTTATTATCTTTAAGTTCAATTGCCATTGAGTTAATATTAAAGTCTCTTCTAGTTAGATCATTTTTTATTGTTGATAATTCAACTAATGGATTTTCACCAGGTATAGGATAAGTTTCTTCGCGAGCGCTAGCTATATCGACTTTGATATCATCAATTGTTATTTCTGATGTTTTATAAGTTGTATTATTACGAATGATTTTTACTCTATCTGGACCGATAATAGTCATCAACTCTTTTATGTATTTTGTGGTATCTCCTTCTATAATTAGATCTAGATCATTAAAAATAATATCATAATTCTTGTTTTTAGATTTAGTAATTAGATCTCTTACAATTCCACCTACAATTGCAACTGATTTGATATTGATCGAGTTAGCTGTATATAATAGAGTACTTAGGATTCCATCAGGTAGTTCTTTTATTTCTTTTTCAATTTTTGAGTTATTAAATAATTCCATGATATATGAGATTGTTAATTAGTTATCATTTACTTATTTTAAATTTTATTCTTCTATTAATTTTAAGGGAGCTAGTCTTGGGTCTAATATTTTAGCTCCTATCCCTGCGAACTTTATGGCTAGGGAGATTTTTTCTCCAGAGCCAAAAATATGAGTTATTTTTCCTTCTCCAAATGAAGAATGTTCAACTTTATCGTTAATTGACCAGGTCCTTCCAAGAGAAGGTCCCGAATATGTTTTTCTTACGCCATTTTCAGCTTGACTAGGAAAAGAATTTGTTTTACTCGGGCGATCTATTCTTGTAAGTCTATCTAGATTTTTCTCTCTTCTTAAGCTAGCCCCACCAGATAAGGGGATATCACCTTTGATAAGTTCTTCTGGGATTTCAGATAGAAAGATTGATGCAATAGCAGGTTCTCTCATCCCTCCCCACATTCTTCTCTCCGTAGCATGAAAGAGAAATAGCTTTTCTTTTGCTCTAGTTAGACCTACATAACAAAGTCTTCTCTCTTCCTCAAGGGAGGATGGATCATCAAGTGATCTATAGCTTGGGAATAAGCCTTGCTCCATTCCCACAAGACAAACAACAGGAAATTCCAAACCTTTACTGCTGTGAAGAGTCATTAATGTGACTCGATTTGTTGCAGTGTCTTTATTGTCTGCATCGCTTGATAAAGCAGCAGTTGATAAAAAACCTTCTAAATTGGCATCTTCACTTTCCTCCTGATATTGCAAAGCGGCATTAACTAATTCTTGAAGATTTCGTCTTCTCTCTTCTGCCTCATCTGTTCCTGTCGCAATTAATTCACTTAAGTAACCGCTTTTTTCTAAAACTAATTGAACTAACTCGGCCGGGCTTGAGGAAAGAAGATGACTTTGTAATTCATTGATAAGCTCACTAAAAATTAAAAGACCTTTTGCTGATCTTCCAGCGAGAGATCTGACAGCTTCGGGGTCATTTACAACTTCCCAAAGAGGAATTTTTAATTGACTAGCAGCATCACTCAATCTTTGAACTGTTGTTTTACCAATCCCTCTTTTAGGAACGTTTAAAACTCTTAGCAGACTGACACTGTCTGATGGATTAATTAAAAGTCTTAAATATGCTAGTAGATCTTTAATTTCTCTTCGATCATAAAAACGTAATCCTCCAACTACAATGTATGGAATACTCCAGCGGACCAATGAGTCCTCAATTGCTCTTGATTGAGCATTAGTTCTATAAAGAATAGCCATGTCTCCCCAATTTAATTCTGGATTCGAGGCATCTAAAATTCTTAGCCTGTGAATAACTGCCTCTGCCTCTGCTATCTCGTCGTCACACCTTGTTAATTTAATAAGCTCGCCTTCTCCTCTAGTTGCTCTAAGAACTTTATCTATTCTTTCTTTATTGTTGGAAATTAGTGAATTGGCAGCTTCGAGGATGGTAGAGGTTGACCGATAATTTTCTTCAAGTTTTACGAGAGTTGAATTGCTTGTATTGTCTAGGCTTTTCTTGCCAAAGTCCTCTTGAAATCCCATTAGTATCCTAAAATCCGCAGCCCTAAAGCTGTAAATACTTTGATCTGCATCGCCAACAACAAAAACTGATCGATTATTCCAATCTTTAAAAGAAGATGGATCTTGACCATTGGTAACCAATTGTTTAATTAATTCGTATTGTGTCCAATTAGTATCTTGATACTCATCGACTAAAACATGTTTGAAACGACTGTGCCAATAAGTCCGAATGTTTTCATTTTGCTGTAATAATTGAACAGGGATTAATAAAAGATCATCAAAATCTAATGCATTATTAGCAGCTAAAGCTTGCCTATAAAGTCTATAAGTTTCAGCAATTAATTTGCCTCTCTGACCCTCTTGATTCTTTAATAAATCATTAGGAAGCAAGCATTGATTTTTGGCATTACTGATTGCCCAGCGGACTTTTTTAGGCTCAAATCTTTTAGGGTCTAATTGTAGGTCTTGTGTAACTATTTCTTTGATTAGACTTTGTGCATCTGTTTCATCGTATATTGAAAACTGTCTAGTCCATGTCAATCCTTCAGGATCTTTGAACTTGTCAATATCAAAGCGTAATAATCTTGCAAATAAAGCGTGAAAAGTTCCTATCCATAATTCACGGCTAATTTCACTATATATACGATTACGAATTTGTCTTTGTTCTGCTACTTTTAAGGCAGACCATGCTTTTCCATGCCTTACGTTTGCTAATCTTTTTGCTAAAAGAAGTTCAAGTCTATCTTTCATTTCTCTTGCAGCTTTATTGGTAAAAGTTACAGCTAGAATAGAGCTTGGATCAACATTATATTCAATAATTAAATGTGCAATACGATGAGTAAGAGCTCTGGTTTTACCGCTTCCTGCTCCTGCTATAACTAATAATGGTCCATGAAAATGATCTACTGCTTTAGACTGAGCCTGGTTTAATCCATTTAAAAATATATTGTTTGAGTTTTTCATTTTATAGACTGAAAATAAATTGATTTAAATTTAGTTTTGTCATGTTAATAGAGATCATTTTATATTATTTAAGTAGATAAATAAATTTAAGATATTAAGCTGGTATCCATATTTTCTTTTTGTTCATTAAGTTTAGAAAGTATTATTTTTATTTGATTAAGCTCTGAATGCGAGTTGATGATTGAGTTGATTTTTTTTTGAGGCATTTTTAGCTTATTTGAAATAGTTACCACCTCTTTTTCTAAACGATTTTTGTACTTGGTTAGTTCCTTAATTGATTCTTCTAACTCTTCTTCTGTAGGACTTTGCATTTTTTTATCTCAACAATAGCTCAAATTAGTGAAATCCCCTTTGCTTATAAGCTTTTTGAGATAACTCTATGAATGATTTTAGTAAAAATTCTTTTTTACAGTTAAGAAGCATTGCGTTCTTAGATCTCTTTCAGTGAAATTTGACTGTAAGTCTTAAGTTAAATAAGTAATGAGTAATAACTTATTATTCATTACTTATTCAACTTTTTACTTAACAGAGCCTAGGTAGTCAAAAAATGCTTGATGCGTTCTCTAGAACAGTTGTAAGTGCTGACGCCAAGGGTGCAGCAATTCGAAGTGAGGATCTTGCAGATTTAAGAAAGTATGTAGCAGATGCAAATAAAAGAATTGATGCAACTCTTGCAATAACTCAAAATGTTTCTTGCATAGCTGCAGATGCAGTAGCAGGAATGGTTTGTGAGAATACTGGACTTACTCAGCCGGGGGGACATTGTTATCCAACTCGTAGAATGGCAGCTTGTTTAAGGGATGGGGAAATTATTTTGAGATACGTAAGCTACGCACTTCTTGCAGGGGATCCTTCTGTTCTTGAAGATAGATGTCTTAATGGTTTAAAAGAAACTTATTTAGCTCTTGGAGTCCCAACTTCTAATGCTATTCGGGCAGTTGAAATAATGAAAATTGCAACAGTTGCAATTATGACTGAGACAAATACAGGAAGAAAAATGTTTAAGGGAATTAATTCAGGCTCAGGAGCGCAATGTCAAGATATTGCGGCTGAGGCAGCATCCTATTTTGACCTTGTAATAGAGGCTTTGAGTTGAATCTTCAACTTTAAATTTTAATTCCTCTTCTAAAGCACTACAAACCATCATCTATTAAGTCACTATGAAATCTGCAGTTACAACCGTTGTTAGCGCAGCTGATGCAGCAGGAAGATTTCCTAGCATGAGTGATTTTGAATCTGTGAAAGGCTCTTTTGATAGGGCACAAGCTCGTCTAGAGGCTGCAGAAAAACTTGCTTCTTGTCTTGATAAATTTACCAATCTTGCCGTTGATGCTGTTTATCAAAATGGCTCATATGAACAGGCTAATAAAGATAAGTGCGTAAGAGATATTCATCATTATTTGCGTCTTATTAATTATTGCTTGGTCACTGGAGGAACTGGTCCTTTAGATGAATGGGGAATATCAGGTATGAGAGAAATTATTCGTATCCAGTTATTACCAACAGCTGCATACATAGAAGCATTTATTTTTATTAGAGATGAAATTAAAATCAGTGATGTTATGAGTCAGCAAGCTGAGACCGAATTCAAAGGACTATTGGATTATTTAATAAACGCACTTGCATAAAAAAAATTAATTTAATTCAAATATTTTTTAGGGATTTAAATTAAATATATTCGAATTATAATGATTAATTCTTTAGATATAAATAAATATATCAAACTTTACCAAGATTTCTTGCATCCAAATCCAAATATTAATTCTAAAGCATTTTTAATCTTAAGAAAAGAATTTGAGGTTAAATTCATGAATAAGCTGTTAGCCAATCTCAATGAAAAAGATTTATTTATAAGAAGGAAATCAATATTAGCTTTGGGACAATTTGGAGAGAAAATTTTAAAATCAATCGTACAAATTTACATGGATACTAATAATTCAACTGTTAAAGTTAGCTGCCTTAAAACGATGATCAAGGTTGTCGTTAATTTTAATTTAGAAGAATTAAATCAGGATGAGATGTTAGTCGTTTATTTAGCACTTAAAGATGACACTCCTGAGATGATATTGACTGTGATTTCTCTTTTGAGGCAATTAGGGAAAACTGGTAGAAATATTTTGATGAAAACTTCTAGAGATAAAAACTTATTAAGAGCAAAAGCTTCTATTAGCGCGCTTTTGGAAATGAAAGATCAGACTGTTGATGATTTTTTTGATCAATTGTTAAACGATAAATCTATTGATCCAATGATAAGAGAAGATATTTTACGAGATAAAATGATTTAATTTTCTAGAATGTTTTTCATGTATTTAGTTATTTATTTTTTTTATAGCTAAGTTAATGATTTTTCTAACCGTTTTATCCTGTTCAAGCTTAAGGAGTTCTTTGAGTGGATTTATAGCTTCCTTAATATTAAGTTGCATCAATGATAATACGGAAGCCTTTCGAATATCTGAGCTTTTGTTTTTTAATTTTAATATTAAGCTAGGAATTAAAGATTCTATTTTGTGCAATTTACCAACTAATTTAATAGCTTCAATCTGAACATTTTCAGCAGTATCAGAAAAAGCACTTTCTACTAATTGAATTGCTTCTTGATCTTGTGACTGTCTTAGATATTCTTCCAGTGCTGCAATTGCAGCTGATTTAACATTAGTGTTTTTTGATTTAGCCGCTTTTTTTATGGCATTTGGTGCTTTAGCCCCAATAAATCCTAAACACCATGCTGCAAGGCCATATTGCATTTCTGTATATTCTTTATTCTCTAAGACAATGATTAGATGATTTACGGCTGCCTCACCAAAAATTGCAATTGCTCCAGCTGCGGAGAATTGCACTACAGAATCTGAATCATTGGTAAGAGCTTTTATTAAATGAGGTAAAGCGCTTGGATCTTCAACTAACTTTAAAGTTTTGGCTGCTGCTCTTCTCTGTATTACGTTTTTACTATGAAGAAGAGCATTAATTAACTCCGGTAAAGCTGCTGCACCTATTTTGGATAATGCTTCCGAATGACTTCTTCTAACTAAACCATTTTGATTACTAAGGCCATTGATTAATAACTTGATTTCGCGTTGACTTGATTTTTGCCTACTCCTAAAGTTCTTTTTGCCCTCTTTGGTGTTTGTTTTTTCTTCTTCTTCAGTTGTTGGTTTACTTTTCGAGTAATTATCCACCTTTGTATTATCCACTTGAATGCTTATAATATAATCTTGATTATGATATTTGCTAAAGTCTTATTACATGCTTTTTTCATAAAAAATGTCCTTTTATATTAATCATCAATTATATGTTTAATATAATGTTCTTAGCTTATGAAGTAAATACAGATCCTTATATTCAAAGTGCAATCTAATCCATTTAATAATCTACCTAAAATCAATAAAAGAGATGCTATCAATATTCTTAGAAAACCAATTACTGAAGTTAAGTTTTTAGCCGATTATTATAAAGCGGTCTTCCACTTATTCAATTTCCCATCTGAAGAATCAGAAAGGGTACTTATTGACTTTATTAAATATGATTATGAAAAGCTTGAATATAAAATAGCAAAGCGAAAAGCGATAGAGGTACTTGCTAACTTTGATTGTAAAAAAGCGATTCCAATTATCGCAGAATTTTTGAAAAATGATGATGATGAATATCTTCTGGAGACCGCTATTTGGTCATTAGGTAAACTTAAATGTAATGATATTAATGTTATTAATAAAATTTGTTCTCTATTATATAAGCAATTTAATAATAAAAGATTAGTAATACAAACATTAACTAATTTAGGAGTTAAACAAGAAATAGATAAAATCAGATCATTATCAATAGAAAAGCAATCCTCAAATGGAGTTAAAGGAGCTTCTATCGCT contains the following coding sequences:
- a CDS encoding CCA tRNA nucleotidyltransferase, with the translated sequence MELFNNSKIEKEIKELPDGILSTLLYTANSINIKSVAIVGGIVRDLITKSKNKNYDIIFNDLDLIIEGDTTKYIKELMTIIGPDRVKIIRNNTTYKTSEITIDDIKVDIASAREETYPIPGENPLVELSTIKNDLTRRDFNINSMAIELKDNKIIDLFSGLDAIENMSIDFLHESSVLDDPTRIIRASRYAAKLNFNLSNKALKQIQNTIHNWPWNWRIGDKPDLAPSALSTRLKMELELLFKSKDWVNAIKNLQEWGGLKIIDSKLQNDQILFEKILVAKNSNIEPLTAFVYEAENPLYLSERLQLAQSQKEIIQGAYQLNKYLKNIQSKHSYKDWSPSKWTTFLEEINIDESSFILEICRKSPFKEYLSSWLYNWKNIESPIKGNDLIEKGWKSGQEIGIEIKRQRMKLIDEQNSI
- a CDS encoding UvrD-helicase domain-containing protein, whose amino-acid sequence is MKNSNNIFLNGLNQAQSKAVDHFHGPLLVIAGAGSGKTRALTHRIAHLIIEYNVDPSSILAVTFTNKAAREMKDRLELLLAKRLANVRHGKAWSALKVAEQRQIRNRIYSEISRELWIGTFHALFARLLRFDIDKFKDPEGLTWTRQFSIYDETDAQSLIKEIVTQDLQLDPKRFEPKKVRWAISNAKNQCLLPNDLLKNQEGQRGKLIAETYRLYRQALAANNALDFDDLLLIPVQLLQQNENIRTYWHSRFKHVLVDEYQDTNWTQYELIKQLVTNGQDPSSFKDWNNRSVFVVGDADQSIYSFRAADFRILMGFQEDFGKKSLDNTSNSTLVKLEENYRSTSTILEAANSLISNNKERIDKVLRATRGEGELIKLTRCDDEIAEAEAVIHRLRILDASNPELNWGDMAILYRTNAQSRAIEDSLVRWSIPYIVVGGLRFYDRREIKDLLAYLRLLINPSDSVSLLRVLNVPKRGIGKTTVQRLSDAASQLKIPLWEVVNDPEAVRSLAGRSAKGLLIFSELINELQSHLLSSSPAELVQLVLEKSGYLSELIATGTDEAEERRRNLQELVNAALQYQEESEDANLEGFLSTAALSSDADNKDTATNRVTLMTLHSSKGLEFPVVCLVGMEQGLFPSYRSLDDPSSLEEERRLCYVGLTRAKEKLFLFHATERRMWGGMREPAIASIFLSEIPEELIKGDIPLSGGASLRREKNLDRLTRIDRPSKTNSFPSQAENGVRKTYSGPSLGRTWSINDKVEHSSFGEGKITHIFGSGEKISLAIKFAGIGAKILDPRLAPLKLIEE
- a CDS encoding bleomycin hydrolase; this encodes MLDAFSRTVVSADAKGAAIRSEDLADLRKYVADANKRIDATLAITQNVSCIAADAVAGMVCENTGLTQPGGHCYPTRRMAACLRDGEIILRYVSYALLAGDPSVLEDRCLNGLKETYLALGVPTSNAIRAVEIMKIATVAIMTETNTGRKMFKGINSGSGAQCQDIAAEAASYFDLVIEALS
- a CDS encoding bleomycin hydrolase; this encodes MKSAVTTVVSAADAAGRFPSMSDFESVKGSFDRAQARLEAAEKLASCLDKFTNLAVDAVYQNGSYEQANKDKCVRDIHHYLRLINYCLVTGGTGPLDEWGISGMREIIRIQLLPTAAYIEAFIFIRDEIKISDVMSQQAETEFKGLLDYLINALA
- a CDS encoding glycosyltransferase gives rise to the protein MINSLDINKYIKLYQDFLHPNPNINSKAFLILRKEFEVKFMNKLLANLNEKDLFIRRKSILALGQFGEKILKSIVQIYMDTNNSTVKVSCLKTMIKVVVNFNLEELNQDEMLVVYLALKDDTPEMILTVISLLRQLGKTGRNILMKTSRDKNLLRAKASISALLEMKDQTVDDFFDQLLNDKSIDPMIREDILRDKMI
- a CDS encoding HEAT repeat domain-containing protein — its product is MDNTKVDNYSKSKPTTEEEEKTNTKEGKKNFRSRQKSSQREIKLLINGLSNQNGLVRRSHSEALSKIGAAALPELINALLHSKNVIQRRAAAKTLKLVEDPSALPHLIKALTNDSDSVVQFSAAGAIAIFGEAAVNHLIIVLENKEYTEMQYGLAAWCLGFIGAKAPNAIKKAAKSKNTNVKSAAIAALEEYLRQSQDQEAIQLVESAFSDTAENVQIEAIKLVGKLHKIESLIPSLILKLKNKSSDIRKASVLSLMQLNIKEAINPLKELLKLEQDKTVRKIINLAIKKINN